Below is a window of Cardiocondyla obscurior isolate alpha-2009 linkage group LG13, Cobs3.1, whole genome shotgun sequence DNA.
TGCGTTTCTAAAAACGCAACCTGTGCTCTAGATTCTAGCGCAGCCAATTCGGTTACAACAGGAGCCATTTGTAGAACATGATTTTCGTAATCAGAACctgtaaaatacataaatgtatacatatatgtatatatatttgtatatactatgtatgtatacataataATTGTGCTGAGAGTATAAATATGATGAGAAGTGTAATGTTACATACCCATCGCCATCCTCTTTTCGCCGTAAGTAACTTTTCCATCAAACTCATTCATTGGCACTTTTATATCCGGACCAACTTGTTGAATCGTAACGTTTAAATGATCCTCAATTTCTGCTAAGTActacgaaaatattaattcgttataaaacgttaattatcaatgcttatttatattatttaatttaatatacaatatggACCTAACAAActaataattcataaaatttctTACTCGTGGTTCATTGTACCATATGCAGCAGCCTCCTTGATCGGTCAGATTAGTATTGCTACAGTTTCTTCCGCGAGAAGGACACCATTCGCCGTGATACCACACCTTTTCTGGGACACTACTTACTAAAGAAATAGCCAAACCCATTCTTTCAGCTCTACCAACTCTTCCAATGCGATGCACATAATTAGACTTTTCATCGGGTAAAGTCACATTTATcactaatataaaaaatgaacaaaattaatttattttttattctcatctgaactaaaaatacattaacaattaaataaataattatcaccACCTTTATGAACGTATGATTaaattaccatttttatttaattaaaatcgaagattcaattttattaatgcgattgttaatgtactttttcttttacttcacaataaaaattaaggaGTCGAGAAATATCGGTTTCAAAGAAGGCTGTTCTTTAAGCGAAGCGCGCGCTTTGAAGTATCTACTTACTAAAAGGTAGACCGGTGATATCCAATCCTCTAGCAGCCACATcagtgcaaattaaaaatttcacctCCTGACGTTTAAACTTTTCCAAGTTAGCTTTACGCTCCCCGGGTTTCCTATCTCCGTGCAGACATACACACGAGAATTGCTGTCCACCGAATTTCTTTAGATATCTCTCGAGATTATCACAATCAAGTTTTGTTCTGCAAAATATCAATGCTCGGTCCATTCTATGTTCTTTAATTGCGCGAATACAGTACTCTCCTTTGAGCACTTTCACAGCCTCTGATAAAGAACCtataaaacaaagaaaattattaaatcatatcaccttaatttttatcgcatgAGAATACAATTGATTAACGATTTCAATAATTGTCTAACAGGCAATATCATTTGCTCTGGTCATGTCGTCTCTTGCGTGCACGCCATCAGTTTCTATGCAGTTTCTCAAATTACGCCACGATTTGTCTTTCTGCGGATCTACCATTACTACGACATGATGTACGGTCTCGGGCACCGCGTCTTCACCTTTCAAATCTACCCAAGTTGGAAAATGCATCAAACGTTCCTacaataaagattaaataatttaaatgtaaatatatgctcttatatattttatatgaacaAATGCAATTACATTTAATCCTATACTTACAGCCATTTTCTTAACTTCAAACGCATGTAATGTTGCCGAGCAGACAATCATTTGTAATCTTTTGCCATCAGATGTAATTTTTGGAATTTGTCTATGCAGACGATCGATAAGTTCAGTGTAACCTTGTTTTAGTAAACCGTCAGCTTCGTCCAGCACAAAAAaccttaaataatattaatttatttcatttaattaatttaatttaatttaatttaaattatgaattaccTGCAATGtgttaacaataaataacCGCCTTGAATAAGATCTTCTAATCTACCAGGAGTTCCAACTACTATGTCTATGCCAGAATTTAAAGCCGCAATTTGTTCTTTTACGTTTACTCCGCCAATAACAAGTAATTCTCT
It encodes the following:
- the Ddx1 gene encoding ATP-dependent RNA helicase Ddx1, translating into MTAFEEMGVLPEIAKAVDEMDWTLPTDVQSEAIPLILGGGDVLMAAETGSGKTGAFCLPILQIVWETLKDLESGKGAGTAVVQQSTHWGLSLFDRGRAMAVTLDGLRCQSREQKEWHGCRANKGVSGSGKYFFEATVTDEGLCRVGWSTAQAVLDLGTDKFGYGFGGTGKKSNAKQFDNYGEAFGMHDVIGCFLDLIKGEIKFTKNGIDLGVAFTLNAQQKSQTFYPAVVLKNAEMSFNFGAQPFKHPPPNDYVAVSSASKESVKHNPVNSNQSSSGESGKLKNNAPQAIIIEPSRELAEQTYNQIQKFKTHLKDPTIRELLVIGGVNVKEQIAALNSGIDIVVGTPGRLEDLIQGGYLLLTHCRFFVLDEADGLLKQGYTELIDRLHRQIPKITSDGKRLQMIVCSATLHAFEVKKMAERLMHFPTWVDLKGEDAVPETVHHVVVMVDPQKDKSWRNLRNCIETDGVHARDDMTRANDIACSLSEAVKVLKGEYCIRAIKEHRMDRALIFCRTKLDCDNLERYLKKFGGQQFSCVCLHGDRKPGERKANLEKFKRQEVKFLICTDVAARGLDITGLPFMINVTLPDEKSNYVHRIGRVGRAERMGLAISLVSSVPEKVWYHGEWCPSRGRNCSNTNLTDQGGCCIWYNEPRYLAEIEDHLNVTIQQVGPDIKVPMNEFDGKVTYGEKRMAMGSDYENHVLQMAPVVTELAALESRAQVAFLETHIVER